A DNA window from Microcystis aeruginosa NIES-843 contains the following coding sequences:
- the rsmA gene encoding 16S rRNA (adenine(1518)-N(6)/adenine(1519)-N(6))-dimethyltransferase RsmA — protein sequence MKIQPRKRFGQHWLKDESILDRIIGAANLQSEDRVLEIGPGTGILTRRLLDGAQLVVAVEIDRDLWTILNKKFGQQDNFHLIPGDFLSLKPEQLPPVNKVVANIPYNITGPILEKLLGSIAHPFTPPYQSITLLVQKEVAERLVAVPSTKAYSALSVRIQYLADCQWICDVPWRAFSPPPRVDSAVIQLLPRVLPNNVSNAAFLSTLISWGFANRRKMLRNNLKNCLDSDRLSQILTQLEINPLARAEDLSLSQWIDLAEKLGQLPKF from the coding sequence ATGAAAATTCAACCGCGTAAACGTTTTGGACAACATTGGTTAAAAGATGAATCGATACTCGATCGCATCATCGGCGCTGCTAATTTACAATCAGAGGATCGGGTATTAGAAATCGGACCGGGTACAGGCATTTTAACCCGTCGTCTTCTCGATGGCGCTCAATTGGTTGTCGCTGTAGAAATCGATCGAGATCTATGGACAATTTTAAACAAAAAATTTGGCCAACAAGATAACTTTCATCTCATCCCGGGCGACTTTCTTAGCCTTAAACCGGAGCAACTGCCGCCAGTTAATAAAGTAGTGGCTAATATTCCCTATAATATCACCGGTCCGATTCTCGAAAAGCTGCTCGGTTCGATCGCCCATCCCTTCACCCCCCCTTACCAGAGTATTACCCTTTTGGTCCAGAAAGAAGTCGCCGAAAGATTAGTCGCTGTCCCCTCCACCAAAGCTTACAGCGCTCTCAGCGTCCGCATTCAATACCTTGCCGATTGTCAATGGATTTGTGATGTCCCCTGGCGAGCCTTTTCCCCACCTCCCCGGGTGGATTCGGCGGTAATTCAGCTTTTACCCCGTGTTTTGCCGAATAATGTCAGTAATGCTGCCTTTTTGTCCACTTTAATTAGCTGGGGTTTTGCCAACCGGCGCAAAATGTTACGCAATAATCTAAAAAATTGTCTAGATAGCGATCGATTAAGCCAAATCCTGACACAATTAGAAATTAATCCCCTCGCTCGTGCCGAAGATCTCAGTTTATCGCAATGGATTGACTTGGCGGAAAAATTAGGTCAATTGCCAAAATTTTAG
- the ispE gene encoding 4-(cytidine 5'-diphospho)-2-C-methyl-D-erythritol kinase — protein MHSYTLLAPAKINLYLEIVGDRPDGFHELVMVMQTVALCDRITLRPNGLQEFRLFCHHPLVPQDSSNLAHRAATLMAKEFPRLFANYGGIDITIEKYIPVAAGLAGGSTNAAAVLVGIDLIWELGLTRPELETLAARLGSDTSFCVTGGTVICTGRGEILDPIAPLTGLWVILAKYDHLSVSTPWAYQSYRQKFQDTYLSSPEDFHHRRQQVSSGALVQAIAQKKPAAIGKFIHNDLEKVVLPEFPLVAELRQVLGDLGGLGTMMSGSGPTVFTLCSSQEVAETIVKEAREILVAPDLQFWIAPITDTGIQVT, from the coding sequence ATGCACAGTTATACCCTTCTAGCCCCCGCTAAAATTAATTTATATCTAGAAATCGTTGGCGATCGCCCTGATGGTTTCCACGAGTTAGTCATGGTGATGCAGACGGTGGCATTATGCGATCGCATCACTCTCCGGCCGAACGGATTGCAGGAATTCCGTCTCTTTTGCCATCATCCCCTCGTCCCCCAAGATAGCAGTAATCTCGCCCATCGGGCCGCCACTTTGATGGCGAAGGAATTCCCCCGCCTCTTTGCCAATTACGGCGGCATCGATATCACCATCGAGAAATATATTCCCGTGGCTGCCGGTTTAGCGGGGGGTTCCACCAACGCGGCGGCGGTGTTAGTCGGTATCGATTTAATCTGGGAATTAGGCTTAACCCGTCCGGAATTAGAAACTTTAGCGGCAAGATTGGGGTCCGATACTTCCTTTTGTGTGACAGGAGGAACGGTTATCTGTACGGGAAGGGGAGAAATTCTCGATCCTATCGCTCCTCTCACTGGATTATGGGTGATTTTAGCCAAATACGATCATTTATCCGTTTCTACACCCTGGGCCTACCAAAGCTATCGACAAAAATTTCAGGATACCTATCTGTCTTCTCCAGAGGACTTTCATCACCGCCGTCAGCAGGTGAGTTCCGGGGCTTTGGTACAAGCGATCGCCCAGAAAAAACCAGCCGCTATCGGCAAATTTATCCACAATGACCTCGAAAAGGTGGTTTTACCCGAATTTCCCCTCGTAGCCGAGTTAAGACAGGTTCTGGGCGATTTAGGCGGCTTGGGAACGATGATGTCAGGCTCTGGCCCGACGGTTTTTACTCTCTGTTCATCTCAGGAAGTGGCGGAAACTATTGTTAAAGAGGCCCGGGAAATTCTCGTCGCTCCCGATCTACAATTTTGGATAGCCCCAATCACCGATACAGGCATTCAAGTGACTTGA
- a CDS encoding helix-turn-helix domain-containing protein: MEKSKAVILRALGLMIREHRAALGISQEELGLRCHLDRTYISGLERGVRNPSLTALVTLAKGLNITVSQLLENLEIEIEKPE, from the coding sequence ATGGAAAAATCAAAAGCAGTAATTTTAAGGGCATTGGGGTTAATGATCCGAGAGCATAGAGCAGCTTTAGGCATATCACAAGAAGAACTAGGGCTACGTTGCCATCTTGATCGTACCTATATATCTGGACTAGAGCGAGGAGTAAGAAATCCTTCTCTTACCGCTCTTGTCACTCTGGCGAAGGGATTAAACATAACTGTATCCCAATTACTGGAAAATTTAGAGATAGAAATAGAGAAACCGGAATGA
- a CDS encoding restriction endonuclease, whose amino-acid sequence MSSDLVEAIKAKFKQGSSQYKVFELLSDRAWHCRTCEGKKIASEQYAGGGGIQGLERGNRSGRQGLVIETKREYCPICQKTTTWDRWTGEMRAANASANIPPQLVARILEFYRYKDVIENRIRQSHELVIDHRFPMERWGISEPSHDVNMSVAEMRNKFQLLKKDSAGNHNLLKSRSCEKCIKTGKRGTPMDIRFWYSSGENWPENIPQSGAEAEQGCVGCGWYDLETWRNSLNIKLTEER is encoded by the coding sequence ATGAGTTCTGATTTAGTAGAAGCTATAAAAGCAAAGTTTAAACAGGGTTCATCACAGTACAAAGTCTTCGAGTTATTATCAGATCGAGCTTGGCATTGTCGTACCTGTGAAGGGAAAAAAATAGCATCGGAGCAATATGCCGGTGGCGGTGGTATCCAAGGATTAGAGCGCGGAAATAGGAGCGGTCGCCAGGGGCTAGTAATAGAAACAAAACGAGAATACTGTCCAATTTGTCAGAAAACAACAACTTGGGATCGATGGACTGGAGAGATGCGAGCGGCGAATGCCTCTGCCAACATACCGCCTCAATTAGTGGCTAGAATTTTGGAGTTTTATCGATATAAAGATGTGATTGAAAACAGAATCAGACAGTCACATGAACTGGTTATTGACCATCGTTTTCCTATGGAACGTTGGGGGATAAGTGAACCAAGTCATGATGTCAATATGAGTGTAGCTGAGATGAGAAACAAGTTTCAGCTTCTCAAAAAAGATAGTGCGGGAAATCATAATTTATTAAAGTCAAGAAGTTGTGAAAAATGTATTAAAACTGGTAAGCGAGGAACACCAATGGATATCAGATTTTGGTATTCCAGTGGAGAGAACTGGCCGGAAAATATTCCTCAATCTGGAGCAGAAGCAGAACAGGGCTGTGTAGGTTGCGGTTGGTATGATTTGGAAACATGGCGTAATTCTCTTAATATCAAATTGACTGAAGAGCGGTGA
- a CDS encoding urease accessory protein UreD — MWQGNLELIYKQKNLATEINHVYATAPLKVQRPFYPEGKNLCHTVILHTAGGIVGGDVLQQKIHLQAATNALITTASAGKVYQSNGQMAQQLIEIKIDDNASLEWLPQETIIFNGAAFRQHLRVDLGENSSWLGWEITRFGRSARGEKFLAGEWHSNWEIWRSGQPLWLDRSCLLGGKMIEGFSGLNDSALIGTLVYIGQPVGRNLIEKVRDFSLEGERGVTNTLGDGLLCRYRGNSSGEVRQWFQQVWQILRREMSDQEAIIPRVWLSW, encoded by the coding sequence ATGTGGCAGGGAAACCTAGAACTAATTTACAAGCAAAAAAATCTCGCAACCGAGATTAATCACGTCTATGCTACCGCCCCTTTAAAAGTACAAAGACCTTTTTATCCCGAAGGAAAAAACCTTTGTCATACGGTGATTTTACACACGGCGGGGGGAATAGTTGGTGGTGATGTTCTTCAACAAAAAATTCATCTCCAAGCCGCTACTAATGCCCTGATTACCACTGCTTCTGCCGGAAAAGTTTACCAGAGTAATGGTCAGATGGCACAGCAATTAATCGAGATTAAAATCGATGACAATGCCAGTTTAGAATGGCTACCCCAAGAAACAATTATCTTTAATGGGGCGGCATTTCGCCAACATTTACGAGTGGATTTAGGGGAAAATAGCAGTTGGTTGGGATGGGAAATTACCCGTTTTGGTCGCAGTGCGCGAGGGGAGAAATTTTTAGCGGGAGAATGGCATTCTAATTGGGAAATTTGGCGATCTGGACAACCTTTATGGCTCGATCGATCCTGCCTGTTAGGTGGTAAAATGATCGAGGGATTTTCTGGTTTAAATGATAGCGCCCTGATCGGTACTTTAGTTTATATCGGTCAACCGGTGGGCAGAAATTTAATCGAGAAAGTGAGAGATTTTTCCCTAGAAGGAGAGAGGGGAGTTACTAACACTTTAGGAGATGGTCTTTTGTGTCGTTATCGGGGTAATTCTAGCGGTGAAGTGCGACAATGGTTTCAGCAGGTTTGGCAAATTTTAAGGCGAGAAATGAGCGATCAAGAGGCAATTATTCCGCGAGTTTGGTTATCTTGGTAA